A stretch of Myxococcus hansupus DNA encodes these proteins:
- a CDS encoding DUF721 domain-containing protein, producing MARSEPKTLEHLLPRVLARLAGESGKGVALAPVWAAVVGPHLARHTTPQALHGTTLVVAVTGAEWARSLEAESASLCERLNARLGPGKVTALSFAFGAPRR from the coding sequence ATGGCCCGCAGCGAGCCCAAGACCCTGGAGCACCTTCTGCCTCGCGTCCTCGCGCGCCTCGCGGGCGAGTCCGGCAAGGGCGTTGCCCTCGCGCCCGTGTGGGCGGCGGTGGTGGGTCCACACCTGGCTCGGCACACCACCCCCCAGGCGCTCCACGGCACCACGCTGGTGGTGGCCGTGACGGGCGCGGAGTGGGCACGCAGCCTGGAGGCCGAGTCCGCGTCCCTCTGTGAGCGGCTCAACGCGCGGCTCGGTCCCGGCAAGGTGACAGCCCTCTCCTTCGCCTTCGGAGCGCCGCGCCGATGA